A window of Zingiber officinale cultivar Zhangliang chromosome 5A, Zo_v1.1, whole genome shotgun sequence contains these coding sequences:
- the LOC121979521 gene encoding protein FAR1-RELATED SEQUENCE 5-like, whose translation MEGESTSCRRLNFDESIEEYSEANQGCGDYEVNIEERADEGNEDDTEIFPPLSTDELVPKIGMKFQTEEEAYDFYLKYAKQVGFGIRKTRTHNDNSGKLIDRTFCCSAQGKRGKDKRDIYVKQNRAETRFGCDAKLRISCRNNDKFCVVNFIKEHNHYLSSPNKTHLYKCHRNISSSAAIQIEMASEVGIPPKASHDLMMRQAGGRENLGFIPEDYKNYLRSKRTRNMRVGDTGGVLEYLQKMQCDDPNFFNAIQVDEDDLITNIFWSDAKMRADYGNFGDVCFDITYRKNNEGHPIALFVGVNHHKQSIIFGAALLYDETTLSFEWLFDTFTEAMSEKKPTTILTDQDAAMAKALASRWPETHHRLCIWHIYQNAAIHLSGVFSQFKEFAKDFASCIYDFDEEEDFLSTWNLMLTKYALEDNDWLRRLFSIKEKWALVYGRQIFCADMTTTQRSESMNSILKSAVVAVENMNLLGFYVLIF comes from the exons ATGGAGGGCGAATCTACGAGTTGTCGTAGGTTGAATTTTGATGAGTCAATTGAAGAGTATTCTGAAGCAAACCAAGGCTGTGGTGATTATGAAGTTAATATAGAAGAAAGGGCTGATGAAG gcAATGAAGATGATACAGAGATTTTCCCCCCATTAAGCACAGATGAATTGGTGCCAAAAATTGGTATGAAATTTCAAACAGAAGAGGAAGCGTATGACTTTTATttgaaatatgctaaacaagttgGATTTGGCATACGAAAGACAAGAACCCATAATGATAATTCGGGCAAATTAATTGACAGGACGTTTTGTTGTAGTGCACAAGGAAAAAGGGGAAAGGACAAACGAGATATTTATGTGAAGCAAAATCGTGCTGAGACAAGATTTGGTTGTGATGCTAAACTGAGGATTAGTTGTCGAAATAATGACAAGTTTTGTGTGGTGAACTTCAttaaagagcataatcattatctttcaaGCCCAAACAAAACACATCTCTACAAATGTCATAGGAACATATCTTCTTCTGCAGCGATACAAATTGAGATGGCAAGTGAGGTGGGAATCCCCCCAaaagcatctcatgatcttatgATGAGACAAGCAGGTGGGAGGGAGAATTTAGGGTTTATTCCTGAAGACTATAAGAACTACTTGCGATCTAAAAGAACAAGAAATATGAGAGTGGGGGATACAGGAGGTGTTCTAGAATATTTGCAGAAAATGCAATGTGATGATCCAAATTTTTTTAATGctattcaagttgatgaagatgatttgatcACAAACATTTTTTGGTCTGATGCTAAGATGAGAGCTGATTATGGCAATTTTGGAGATGTTTGTTTTGACATAACCTATAGGAAGAACAATGAAGGTCATCCAATTGCATTGTTCGTGGGTGTTAATCATCATAAGCAATCCATAATTTTTGGTGcagctttattatatgatgaaactACTTTGTCATTTGAATGGTTGTTTGATACCTTCACTGAAGCTATGTCTGAGAAAAAACCAACAACTATTCTTACAGATCAAGATGCTGCAATGGCAAAGGCTTTAGCTTCCAGATGGCCTGAAACACATCATCGTTTATGCATTTGGCACATTTATCAAAATGCCGCAATACATTTGAGTGGAGTTTTTTCTCAATTCAAAGAGTTTGCTAAAGATTTTGCCTCttgtatatatgattttgatgaagaggaagacTTTCTTTCTACTTGGAACTTGATGTTGACTAAGTATGCACTTGAAGATAATGATTGGTTGAGACGTTTGTTTAGCATAAAGGAAAAATGGGCGTTAGTATATGGAAGACAAATATTTTGTGCGGATatgactacaacccaaagaagtgagagcatgaatagCATTTTGAAAAG TGCAGTTGTAGCTGTAGAAAATATGAATTTGCTGGGATTTTATGTTCTCATATTTTGA